The nucleotide sequence ATCAAGAGAAGCCTTTGCGATCTGCAACCCACCTACCCTATcgcaaaagaaagagaaaagaaattcACAATGTGTAGCATGCCATGTGATGAACTGCAAAAGTTTCTTACATTGTTGTAAAAAGGGAGTACTTCACAACCATTAAGATCTGGATTACTATTTTGCAAAAAGAAGGTTTTGCATTTGATTTAGCTAGTACAATGATTTAGATTAATTAGGCATTCTCCTTAGCTTAGCTCACCCAGTTGACAacattttcatctctgtttttggcTGAGATTCTCCCCGGCGATAGTCCTTAGAGCCACACGGATCAATACAAATGGTACTCCGCATCTTATCCGTAACAGTAAACAAATCAAGAGAGGCCTTTGCTTTCTGGTACCCACCTCCACCTACCCCATCtccaaagaaagagaaaaaaaattaagCAATGCGTAGCATGCGTGTGTCACCACCATGATTCATATAGATCTATGCTAATCATTTTCTCTCACCTTGGTGAGTAGTTCATGCGTGTTGAACGAGAGCGAACGTGCGTGTCACAACAGTTCAGATTCTGCACTGCTAACCTAATTTGCATTGATCGGTCGCTCGTGGTTAATTCCATTGATTTGCGCTTTATTATGTAAGTAGTAATTGCTAATTAGTTGGCCATGTTGATTCTTCGCACAAAATTAGCCATGCTAATTAGTTTCTGTAACAGTGTAACTCATTGCCAATTGTACAAGAAAGCCaatgcatggatggatggatggctagctgaAATTATTAGGGTTTGATCGGCCATGTTAGACTAGACAAGAAAGAAAATTGcacggatggatggatggatggttgGCTGAAACTATGTGCATTGTGTGTTGCCAGACCATGTACGCCGCCGACCCGACGACCAAGTTCAAGGGCGCGCTCGCCATGGGCGTGCCGGGGGAGCTCGCCGGCCTGCACGCCGCGTGGGCGCGCTACGGCCGGCTGCCGTGGAAGTCCCTCTTCGCGCCGGCGATCGCGCTCGCGCGCGACGGCTACACCATCGTGTCATACGTGGCCAATGCGCTGAAAGACGAGGAGGTCGACGTGCTGGCCGACCCCGGCCTGCGCGCCGTGTTCGCGCCCGGCGGGCGGCTCCTGCGCGACGGCGAGCTCTGCCGCAACCCGGCGCTGGCGGACGTGCTGGAGGCCGTTGCGGAGGAGGGGGTCGCCGCGTTCTATGGCGGCGCCGTCGGGGAGAGGCTCGCGGAGGACGTGAGGCGGGCGGGGGGCATCGTGACGGCGGAGGACCTGAAGGGGTACAGGGTGGGGGTGAGCAAGGCCATGGAAGCTGACGCCATGGGGTTCACCTTCCTCGGCATGCCGCCTCCGTCCAGCGGCACCGTCGGCCTGGCGTTGGTGCTGAACGTGTTGGGTGGGTACAAGTCGACGGAGTTCTTGAAGGGGTTCCTCGGCGTGCACCGGCTGATCGAGGCGGTGAAGCACATGCTGGCCGTGCGGATGGACCTCGGGGACCCCGGCTTCGTCAACGTCGCCGGCAACGTCTCCGAGATGATGTCGCCGGAGTTCGCGGACAAGATCCGGCGGAGGATCGCCGACAACACCACCTTCCCTCCCGCCTACTACCTCGCAAAGTACGTACGTACGTTGGAACAAAATTTTATTTATGGACGCCATTGTAGATCATGCATCAACATTTGTGCACGCACCGTTCGTTTGCACACCGAGTAATTGAAAGGTTTCGTGTGCATCGATCGATCAATCAGATGGAGCCAGCTGCGTGACAACGGCACGAGCCACCTGTGCGTGGTGGACGGCGACCGGAACGCGGTGGCGATGACGACTACGGTGAACTACTACTTCGGCGCGCACGTGCTGTCGCCGTCCACGGGCATCGTGCTCAACAACGAGATGGACGACTTCTCGGTGCCGTCATCGAACCCGGCCCCGGACCAGCTCCCGCCGGCGCCGGCAAACTTCATCGCGCCGGGGAAGCGCCCCCTCTCCTCCATGACGCCGGCGATCATCCTGAGGGACGGGCAGCTCGCCGGCGTGGTGGGCGCGAGCGGGGGCACCAACATCATCACGGCGGTGACGCAGGTGTTCCTGAACCACTTCGTGGTGGGGATGAGCCCCCTCGCGGCGGTGCAGAGCCCCAGGGTGTACCACAAGCTGGTGCCCAACGTGGTGCGGTACGAGGACGCCACGACGGCCGACGGCGAGGTGATCGAGTTCAGCACCGAGGCCATGGAGTTTCTGCGGCGTAGGGGCCACGTGCTGGAGAGCACGTCGCCCGGGGCCGTGTGCCAGTTGATCGTGCAGGACTTGCTGGCGCCGGTCtcaggtgggggcggcggcggcgagaacgTGTTCCGCGGGATGCTGACGGCGGTGAGCGACCCGAGGAAAGACGGCAGCCCTGCCGGACTATGATGGACATATTGTTCAGACGTGTCAGGTGTACATACATTCAAACAGATTGTTCTGAACCCAATGATCTTTCTGAATGTTACAAAGTATTTACATGTAGTTGTCACTCCCTTCAGCTTCAGCTAAGGGTTGAGTTGTCTCCAAAAAAAAAAAGAGATGAGGGTTGAGCCCTATATCACAAATATTCTTTGATACTTGCGTTCATTTATTGAAATTTGCCGACGTTTTTGAAAACACGGTTATTTTTTAATTTTGTTGAACTTTTTATAatgcaaatattttttgaattcgtgaataattttaaaaacatgttttttatttttttgaaatcatAAACCATTTAAAAATTGTTCGAGCATTTTCCAAATTCTGAACATTGGTTGAAATCACGatttgtttgcaatttttttaaCTTTTTAAAAATTTGCGGACATTTACAAATTATTGTTTGTAAAATAAAAACAAGAAGCAGAAAaaaatcaaaattaaaataaaaaaccCAATAAAGAAATAATCAGAAAACAAAAAAACCAGTTTAGAatgcttctagaaggttcccaaaccgGTACTAAAACATGAGCCGGAATGCCTCTGTGTACCCTAAATGGGCGGCCCACTTGCTCTCGCTGGTGCGCTCGCCTGTGCGTTCTGGTGACAATTTGCCGCAGCAAGCGATAAATAAGGTTTGCGGCATCTACTGGGCTCATCTTAAAAGAAAAACAAGCATCTAGTGAGAGCGGCGTTGCAAAGGATAGGCTCGATGGAGCCTTTAAAACAATATGttcaaaagtaaaaaaaaagacattttttgaaataaatacATATGCATGTTCTTCAAGTATGTATAAAGTTTGATCAATTTTTGTGTGTGGAAAAACTTATTTTATTAATCAATAACTAGGTTTACAAGGCATAACAAATGGGTAATGGGAAACCCCTGCCACAAGTGGCACTCTGTTTCTAAGGAACTAGAAAAGTTTAACCAAGTTATGTGCCTCTTTGTTCATGTCTTGACCTTCAAACACAAAATCAAAAGTAGCAAACTCATGTGCACTCGCAAAAAAAAAATGGTGATGGCGCGCGAACTTCACAGTGGCCAATACGTTATCTTTCGACAAGGACTCGCACGACAAGTTCTCACATATGGCCTTCATTCTCGTCAGCCCAAACCGGCACGCCGCCGTGAGCATGTCCCCAGCCAGCAACCTAGTGCCATCTCCAGGAAGGAGCTCGTCGGCGTAGATAAAATGGAGCACGGCCTTGAACACCGCAGCCTTCATGTCGTCGACCCGTACCACGGCAGCAGTGGCGTGATCATCCTCCTTGTTGCTGGTGGCCACCACCGCTTCGTGTAAGGCTGGTGCCCGCGCGGCGATCACAAGCTTGTGCGCGCGGATCTCGCTCTCCTCGACTAGGAAGGCCACGTCCGAGCCATTCTTGCTTGCCAGCAGCTGCTCGAGTTGCGTGGAGACTTGGGAGGGAGGCACGGTGACCATGAATCTGGCGCCAATGGTGCTAGCCCTACTAGTGTAGGGCTCCTTAGCGACGTCGACTTCGCAGCGTATGGTCAAGGAGCCATCACTTGCCATGTACTTTGATTTCGCATTTTCTATGCCGACACACTTGGGACAACCCCATGACGTAGCAGTGCCCCTCGCAAAGAGAGTGACAGAGCTGTAATTCACGGTGAGCGGCCACGTCCCGCTGGGGTCTTCGATCTTGAAGCACCTGGACGCCCTGACGCCGGGGAATcctttaggccttgttcggttgagATGGATTTGAAGGGGATTGAGGAGGAATTAATCCCCTGCAAGCCAAAATCTCTGTAAATCCTCTTCAATCCACCTGCGGTTGGGATTAACCGAACAAAGCCTTAGGAAGATGAGATACAAGCGCGAGGAAAACGGAGATGTAGTGCCGAGCGTCGTCGGATCTCCCCGATGGGTACACGTCACCCAGTCATAGCCGCCGACCTTAAAAGGGCTGGAATGGATCCTTTGGCCAACGCCATGACTCCTCTGCACGGCGTTGAAGTTGGGGATCTTGAAGTCATGCCAGCCGTGCACCTCCTCCGACGCGTTGAACGTCGATGAGCTCTTCTCCGGCAGAAGGGAGGAGTTGCGGTCAAGGCCATGCATGGCCATTGCAACTCTCTCTACGGTCTCGAGTACCAAAGGGCTGCAGGTTTCCTTGAGCTCCTCGTACTCCTCCGTCGCCATCACGGCCGCGAGCACGTCGGGATGGGTTGCAATGTACTCGATGCAGGATTGCTCGAGCTGCCGGCAGCTCTTCCGGCCACGCACCAGCAGCAGCGTCGACATGACGGTCGATGCTTTGAGGTTCTCGGAGAGGATCTTCTCGCACATGAGCCTCAGCCTTTCCAGGTCGTACCGGTCGGCTGCCACGAGCAGGTCGCGTGCCATGGCTTCACAGGCCTCGCCTTGGAGGGGCGCCGTCCCACGTTTTTGCTTGGTCTGATGGGCAGCTCTTCGGTGTAGATGAAGCGGACCATGGCCCTGAAGGTGGAGACGCTCATGTCATCGATCCTGATGGCGCGCGCTCCCGCGGTGGAAGCCGAACTGTGCCACCTGAACTCCGCGGCGAAGACGGACGAACACATGGCGAGCACGAGCTTGTGCGCCTTGATCTCGGTCTGCTCCACCAAGAACGTCACGTCCGGCGGTACGCCGCTGGACGCGTCCGGTAGCATAAGTTTTTCGAGATCCTGGGAGATGGTCGGCGATGATGGCACCGCGACGACTAAGCGTTTCGTGCTCTCCGTTTTGGCAACCGGTTTCTCGTCGAGCACGTCGACGGTGCAGAGAATGGTGAGGCAGTCGTCCTCCACATATAGCGCCTCATGGCCACGGAATAAATCTGGGAGCGTTAGCTTCCAGCTCTTGCCGGTTTTGGAGAAGGCGTTGTGGCCGTCGCTCCGCCACACGGCAGCCGGCCACCGGCCGCGCGGGTCGTCCATGCGGAGGCTGGCCATGGCGACGACGACGTCTCCCTTGCTGTTGCcggtggcgacgagctcgaggGTGATTGACGAGAGGTGATCGTCTCCTTTCTCACCGAAGTCGCAGAGGAGGGCCCATGTGTGGCCGCCGGCAAGAAAGTCGCCGGACTTGATACGGCTGTTGATCCTCGGCACTCTGTAGCCCACGATGTGGAAGTGGTGCGTCGCTCTGAAAATGGACGACTTATGCGTCGACGCCGTGTTTTGCGGCGTCGAAGCCACGGCGGCCAGATTCATGGTTTGCTAGATCGATCTATATATCCGGGAAGAGGATGGGCATGCAATGCGAATAGAGAGGCCAATATCCATATATGGTTGTTGATGATTCGAATCGATCCCAACCGTAAAAGTTTCAATCTCTTTCCAAGCAGCACGCGCATGCCCTTTTGTAGTTTGACGCGAGGGCCGGGGGCCAATGCACAATGGTCAGGCAAGAGACGTAGTGACTAAATATccatatctttatctttatctttatctttacctactaataaagcggctAACTTCTGCCCGTCCGTCATTAAAACCGTCTCTAAAGTTGCAAAAAATTATCCACCAATGCCACCGATAAATGAGAAAAATGTTTGGTTTCTTATTTTTTTTTGTCTGCGCTGGTCCATAGCTCAATAAGAGGAGACCCCCTTACATTCAATGATGATGTGAGCAGTGCACTGGTTGGTTCCTTGACCTACCGAGCTCGAGGTCGTGGGTTTGATTCCCATACTCCCCCCTTTTTCTTTttaagggttaattatccttttgctctTAATGGTGttcatgtgctcagttttgccctcagttgCGAatcgtgctcagttttgcccctagtctgtCCGTACTGACTCGTTCCGTGAACACTGCCGTCTCCTTAGGTCAacgttttgactcggcccttacaggtgggaccaggcggcagagaCGCGCTAGACGatcagaccgttgcacgcgtggcttgtgggacccaacAAAGAGCCATTGAGCAGAGAGCCgttgcgggtgtgctatataagcgggcgacagagagcggcggtgaccacggcgacagagagagcgggcgacagagagcacggcggtgaccacgATGACATAGAGAGCGGCGGTGGGAAGATAGCTGTGGAGGGCGCGACCgcgttgagatccccttcggcttcgagctccatgtcttcttcaagctcccgcgccacctcgcggatgcagagcccgGCGCGCGTGGAGATGCCTAtcttcgtctgtccgcggtgccgggcgggcgttgatcagagggtttctcacacaccgaAGAACCATAATCGTCCGTTCTACATGTGCAGTGAGAAAcaggtaagaatcggggcaattgcaccattttcgtggttGGGATCattgagcaatgggttgatctgtttggcGTTCATGCAGGTGAAATGTTTCTtcctttgggtcgatgctctggccaagactctgatgaatgaactgcaggaagagcatgaagaatggtagcgcatgctgccacgaacggcagtggccgcagcacgagctccggaagaagagatggagggcgaagcatGCATTGACAGAGAGCTAGTTGCTGAGGTTagcatgttgaagaagaaggttaggaagcttgaagatcaagcacaaaTACCCATTTGCAattacttttgggcatttgtaggtatggtaatcgcactgggtGTACTGTTGAAATtatatggaaaggcatgaattaaggaggaatttgtaAGCTTGAAATTGTATGAAAAATTCACCTTGTTTAAATGTTGgtcaattttttttaaatgttgaaaaaagagaagaaatgaccaacatttaaatatgttgaaaaaaggaagaagaaatgaGAAATTCAGAAactttgatcaatgaaatgcagctctctgctccGCCTTTTTGTAAAAAAAAGGTTCctctgtgggccaaattcagagcggAGAGCCAAGTGccggctagactaatgggccaactgcatccaattaggcccattcgggGGGTGGGCAAATGAGATCTCTTGcgtgtttttctgttttctattctgaTTTAATTTAGATAGTAAATCATTTTATGTAATGCTAAAACTTTTTGTGaaagctaattgaattattccagagccaaacaattaagttTAGATTTTTTTGGAGATGTTAAATATTTAATATCAATTTAAttactccaattcaaatacaccgtgatttaaatcaaagaccaaaatgtcatggaaaatgtgcctcagctctggtagaggtttacaccCGATgccaaaattaatgaacatttttaaggacattacattgagaaaaaaataatttatctaaaaaatgaagggtgaaaaatgcacaaaaaattgttGCGACTGGGACTTGAACCCAGGACAGCGTGGGTTGTGGCATTTAGGGTTGCACTAGTAACCGCTAGGGCAGATGGAAAGACTTTGACATGGCTAGAGAAGGAAGCTATACATAGTGagaccgtgaaggaaatatgccctagaggcagtaataaagttgttatttatatttccttatatcatgatgaatgtttattattcatgctagaattgtattaaccggaaacttagtacatgtgtgaatacatagaaaaacagagtgtcactagtatgcctctacttgactagctcgttaatcaaagatggttaagtttcttagccatggacaaagagttgtcgtttgatgaacgggatcacatcattaaagaatgatgtgattgacttgacccatccgttagcttagcactatgattgtttagtttattgctattgctttcttcataacttatacatgttcctatgactatgagattatgcaactcccgaataccggaggaacactttgtgtgccatcaaacatcacaacgtaactgggtgattataaagatgctctataggtttctctgatggtgtttgctgagttggcataaatcgagattaggatttgccactccgattgtcggagagatatctctgggccctctcggtaatacacatcactataagcctggcaagcaatgtgactaatgagttaattacgggatgatgtattacagaacaagtaaagagacttgccgttaacgagattgaactaggtattgagataccgacgatcgaatctcgggcgagtaacataccgatgataaagggaacaacgtatgttgttatgcggtttgaccgataaagatctccgtagaatatgtaggaaccaatatgagcatctaggttcccctattggttattgaccggagatgagtctcggtcatgtctacatagttctcgaacctgtacggtccgcatgcttaacattcgatgacgattggtattatgagtttatgtgttttgatgcaccgaaggttgttcggagtcccagatgtgatcacggacatgacgaggagtctcgaaatggtggagacataaatgatcgatatattgaaaggctatgtttggacatcggaatggttccgggtcaGTTCGGGCATTTTTCAGAGTACatgagggttaccgaaaccccccggggagtcaatgggccttaatgggccctagtgAAGAAAGAGGGTAGCAGGCAagtggtggggcgcgccccccttggcccaaaccaaattggtttagggtttgggggcccgcccccctctttccttctcctctcctcctccttcctccttctcctagtaggaataggaagggggggggggctacttggagtaggattcactacaaaagaagacacatccgtgacattttgggccaaacaatttttttttctgtcatacatatgacacttatatgacgataattgttgcaaaacccggtatcatcatagatgtggtgggctcctatttctatgacaaaaaatcatgacagaaaatgggcttttcgtcctgggtgggccggagacgcagctgcatgacattctttgggccgtccatgacggaaaaaaccgtggtagaagtgaggaggaggaaaatttcggggagttctcagttacggtgggaggtcgggggccgagcgatgcgcgtttctcttgtacacgtacgcgcgtgtgtgcaaggcgttggctctaactgaacccgagcgaggcgttgggctctaactgaacccgagcgattgcactggaggctacgcgttactgaacccgagcgatcgatcgatggctgttaactgaatccgatcgagcgattccttcgctactgttgctaactgaagccgatcgatgctgcctctggatgaacagtgagcgttgccgggggggggggggggggttggatgaacagttctcggtgggggtggatgaacaggaccccgtggtgttgcctctggatgaacaggaccccgatcgatcgagccggttggggctggatgaacaggacctcgtggagggatggatgaacaggaccaccccgtggagggcaggatgaacagtagatggtggagggcaggatgaacagtatcccgtggaggtgtggttgaacatgagcccgtggaaagggctggttgaacagtagccggtggagtagcgcgcggtggaggctggatgaacaggagcccgtggatgaacagtcgcaggtggaggctggaggaggtcgacggtggatgaacagtagctcgtggaggctggagggggtcgatggtggagatgaacagtatcctgtggagtcttgttttgcggtacgccacacccctcccgatgaacaggaccctcgtttcgaccgtagcgctccaacacaagtccgtttcgtccgttttgcggtacgccacacccctcccgatcaacaggacccccgtttcgaccgtaggaggtccgtttcctccgttttgcggtacgccagacccctcccaatgaacaggatcccgtttcgaacgtggccggtcgaacacaaggccgtttcctccgttctgcggtacgccaggccttgtttccatcgtctgttccgtccaagtcctcccgatgaacacggcgcattccgttgcctccccatgaacatgacgcattccgttgcctccccatgaacacgacgatgacgctgtttctccattccgacccagccatgtacatgagccctggccgtacatatgcgcgagtaggcgttcgagaccccgcctgtatgtacacatacgtggccgtattttctttcttgcaccctggccgctgtatatacgtgtaaatgctacgtgcgcgcctctactatgacacgtgcacgcctctactacgacacgtgcgcgcctctacatcgaccaatatgtacgtacacgttcgcgaccagaatgacaacgctacgtacgcttcgaccaggtgggtcccgactgtcaggcacttccttgcctgcgaagatgtagctggtcggttccagcagtcagggggcgaattgttttttattgcccgaacacacttccttgcatgcgaagatgtagctggtgggtcccagcagtcagggggaaacattttttcgtgaaatacggtggcccgtccggtgggtcccgctgtcaggtggaggaataattattttgcatgcaataaggaggaacttccttgctgcagccatggacccagctgtcagcctctccatttacagtccacgtccgatggaagccgttccttgaccacgttgaccacgccgcgccgagagcaccagggcggtggacgacgatgaggcctaggaaggggacgacacggagccgggcaagacgcggcagtggatgcccacgcatagaggagtacgagggttcactagttcgctgcggtgtgaggctgccatcgccgcagaataacaaggggtgtgggtgagtagagggatggcttggccagcggtgggagtagtagggggcggtgaggcctccgccgcatcgcagccggccacgggaggcaggagcacgaggcacggccggcgctggtttgggcggctggagcaagaagaccagaggttgaagaagcactacggccgttggatggacatcgtacggtcactggagctagaatcgtgcatattgactaagttgacaaagccctccgtccctgtcaacttagtaggcccacaagtcatcctcccaccaaggtaggtcctagctagcagggggtattcatttttttgagcgtaataaggaggcacttccttgcgtgcgaagatatagctggtgggtccgagctgtcagcggcggtaacgtttctttcgcgaaatacagaggccctttcggtgggcccctgatgtcaggtggaggaatcattattttgcgtgtaataaggagacatttccttgcgtgcggccgtggacctagctgtcggcctctccacgtacagtccacttcagatgcatgtcggtcgttgaccacgttgaccaggccgcgccgagagcaccagggcggtggacgacggcgaggcctaggaagggaacgacacggaggcaaggaagactcggcagttgtttcccacacggaggggagtacgactgtacgagggtttactggttcgtctgccgtcgccggagaataacagcaggtgtgggtgagtagagggatggctaggccagcgatgggagtacggtggggcggtgaggcctgcgcggcagcagagccggccgcggggaggagggagcaggcagtcccgccggcgcctgtttgagcggctggagcaggaagagcagagattgaagaagcacgacggccgttggatggccatccaacagtcactgcttgtgcgtcaacctttttttaggaaagcctcaaatctgtggaaaacagcatacaacccatctgccattatttctaataatttacagcccatttgctaattattaaggtttttttggagcccatattctttttgttagcattacagcccatattgtggccacggttaaaaaattatacgaaattttgcatatttcggtgcggtccgaactgtttttaatcccgaaatttcaactcacattcaaactgattttaaaaataaatgtatatcaatataaaacccaacaaattctccacgcataaaaattaatgtaatttcaaatcttgaaatgaagaaaagatatttgaaactaattgccggtttgatgtgttttaaaaatgtacaacccatttctcattactgatgggccattttctcggccagctgaatgaaatatctccttgtcttgaaagatttgcagcccaacaggcctgacaaagcgacttacttggcaaatcacaaaaaaactgggctgtggccatggacccagctgtcagcctctccacgtacagtactctttcgatggaatgtcattgaccacgttgaccacgccgcgccgagagcaccaaggcagtggacgacggcgaggcctaggaaggggacgacgcggagccggggaagatgcggcagtggatacccacatggagaggagtacgagggttcactggttcggctacggtctgaggccgccgtcgccgcagggcctggctagcggtgggagtagtagggggcgatgaggcctcatcggcagcacagccggccactggaggcaggagcaggcgatctccccggcgctagtttgggcggctggtgcaagaagagcagcgattgaagaagcaccaggaccgttcgattcaaatccaacggttactgctgctagaatcgtttgttgactaagttgacaagccctgcgtacgtgtcaacttagtaggcccacaggtcagcctcccaaccggtgtgccccagatgttagtgggaggaatcattttttctcgcgtaataaggaggcagttgattacatgcggccaggccagtggagggagtagggtgggccggggaagcctgcgcggcatcacagcgggccacaagaggagggagcaggcagtcccgctggctctagtttaggtggctggagcaggaagatcagagattgaagaagcacgtcggccgttggatggacatccaaaactaactgctgctagaatcatgtgttcactgacaaagccttgcgtaaacaagtcagcctcgaaatctgtggcgtgtacagcccatttgctattatttttataatttttactcatt is from Triticum aestivum cultivar Chinese Spring chromosome 3A, IWGSC CS RefSeq v2.1, whole genome shotgun sequence and encodes:
- the LOC123056736 gene encoding BTB/POZ and MATH domain-containing protein 2-like gives rise to the protein MARDLLVAADRYDLERLRLMCEKILSENLKASTVMSTLLLVRGRKSCRQLEQSCIEYIATHPDVLAAVMATEEYEELKETCSPLVLETVERVAMAMHGLDRNSSLLPEKSSSTFNASEEVHGWHDFKIPNFNAVQRSHGVGQRIHSSPFKVGGYDWTRPKGFPGVRASRCFKIEDPSGTWPLTVNYSSVTLFARGTATSWGCPKCVGIENAKSKYMASDGSLTIRCEVDVAKEPYTSRASTIGARFMVTVPPSQVSTQLEQLLASKNGSDVAFLVEESEIRAHKLVIAARAPALHEAVVATSNKEDDHATAAVVRVDDMKAAVFKAVLHFIYADELLPGDGTRLLAGDMLTAACRFGLTRMKAICENLSCESLSKDNVLATVKFARHHHFFFASAHEFATFDFVFEGQDMNKEAHNLVKLF
- the LOC123060162 gene encoding glutathione hydrolase 3 → MAALQSPLLGGAGVSPDASSPRRRVRRPCAALGIAVALLALAGVLLLLLGSGVQPGRGSRASVGAARESRHEVESGAAAVAADDGRCSEVGAAALRAGGHAVDAAVAAALCLGVVHPMSSGLGGGAFIVVRDAASGDAVAFDARETAPAAATPTMYAADPTTKFKGALAMGVPGELAGLHAAWARYGRLPWKSLFAPAIALARDGYTIVSYVANALKDEEVDVLADPGLRAVFAPGGRLLRDGELCRNPALADVLEAVAEEGVAAFYGGAVGERLAEDVRRAGGIVTAEDLKGYRVGVSKAMEADAMGFTFLGMPPPSSGTVGLALVLNVLGGYKSTEFLKGFLGVHRLIEAVKHMLAVRMDLGDPGFVNVAGNVSEMMSPEFADKIRRRIADNTTFPPAYYLAKWSQLRDNGTSHLCVVDGDRNAVAMTTTVNYYFGAHVLSPSTGIVLNNEMDDFSVPSSNPAPDQLPPAPANFIAPGKRPLSSMTPAIILRDGQLAGVVGASGGTNIITAVTQVFLNHFVVGMSPLAAVQSPRVYHKLVPNVVRYEDATTADGEVIEFSTEAMEFLRRRGHVLESTSPGAVCQLIVQDLLAPVSGGGGGGENVFRGMLTAVSDPRKDGSPAGL